One genomic window of Monodelphis domestica isolate mMonDom1 chromosome 1, mMonDom1.pri, whole genome shotgun sequence includes the following:
- the LOC100029231 gene encoding olfactory receptor 11H6-like — translation MSVGNRVTDFILLSFRCSREMQILLFGVFSLTYVLTLMGNVSIICAVRLDHHLHTPMYIILAHFSFLEICYVNTTVPNMLANFLSETKTISFTACFLQFYFFFSTGTTEPFFLSLMAFDRYLAICQPLHYPTIMTGHFCIKLVLFCWVMGFLCFPLPIYFMTQLPFCGPNVIDHFICDPGPLLALTCVHSPKLELSFSIIPALVIFLTFPFILGSYALVFRAVLRVPSAAGRKKAFSTCGSHLTVVSLFFGTILFMYITPTSGHITSTQKIVTLFYSVFTPLVNPLIYSLRNKEMKTALKKVQLAMKILPNE, via the coding sequence ATGTCAGTAGGAAACAGAGTGACTGACTTCATCCTCCTGAGTTTCCGCTGctccagagagatgcaaatcctcCTCTTTGGTGTGTTCTCTCTAACTTATGTACTAACCCTTATGGGGAATGTGTCCATCATCTGTGCAGTGAGGTTGGATCACCATCTCCACACCCCTATGTACATTATACTAgcccacttttccttcttggagATCTGCTATGTTAATACCACAGTTCCCAACATGTTGGCCAATTTCCTCTCTGAAACCAAGACCATCTCCTTCACTGCCTGCTTCCTCCagttctactttttcttttctacgGGTACCACTGAGCCATTCTTTCTATCCCTCATGGCTTTTGACAGATACTTGGCCATTTGTCAGCCTCTGCACTACCCCACCATCATGACTGGGCATTTCTGTATCAAGCTAGTGCTCTTCTGCTGGGTTATGGGCTTTCTTTGCTTTCCCCTCCCTATTTATTTCATGACTCAATTGCCTTTCTGTGGCCCAAATGTCATTGATCACTTTATCTGTGATCCAGGTCCCCTGCTGGCTTTGACATGTGTCCATTCTCCAAAACTTgagctttctttttctattattcccGCTCTTGTCATCTTCCTTACTTTCCCTTTCATCCTTGGATCCTATGCTCTGGTCTTCAGAGCAGTCTTACGAGTCCCTTCAGCAGCTGGCAGAAAGAAGGCTTTCTCTACTTGTGGGTCCCACCTGACTGTggtctctctcttctttggaaCTATCTTGTTTATGTACATCACCCCAACATCAGGACACATAACCTCAACTCAAAAGATTGTCACATTGTTTTATTCAGTGTTTACCCCACTTGTGAATCCCCTAATCTATAGCCTTAGGAACAAAGAGATGAAGACTGCCCTAAAAAAAGTACAACTGGCCATGaaaattcttccaaatgaatga